Genomic segment of archaeon BMS3Bbin15:
GGTATAAAAAGCTGAGGCGTTCTGGATGGAGAAAGCCAAAAGGAGTACATAATAAAGCGAGAGTTTATAAAAAAGGAAAATTCCTATCACCAAGTATTGGTTATGGTAACAAATCCTCTGAAAAAGGCAGGCATCCCTCTGGCTACTTTGAGGTTCTGGTGAAAAATGAAAAAGAACTTGTTGCAATTGATAAGGAGACTCAGGCTGTAATGTTTTCTTCAAAACTGGGCAAGAGAAAGAAATCCCAGTTCTATGCAAAGGCACAGGAACTTGGCTTGAAGGTATTAAATCCACCAAAGGAGGCTTAAGATTATGTCTCTGCTTACACAGCGAAGGCTTGCTTCAAAGATTCTTAAAGTTGGTACAAACAAAATATGGTTTGACCCCGAGACTACTGAAGATATTGAAGCAGCTGTCACAAGAGATGATGTAAGAGCACTTATATCTGATGGCAATATATCAGTAAAACCTGTAGTAGGTACCAGTAGAGGAAGAGCAAGAAAGATTGCTCTGCAGAA
This window contains:
- a CDS encoding 50S ribosomal protein L32e → MSKRKPEFKRVDYHRYKKLRRSGWRKPKGVHNKARVYKKGKFLSPSIGYGNKSSEKGRHPSGYFEVLVKNEKELVAIDKETQAVMFSSKLGKRKKSQFYAKAQELGLKVLNPPKEA